One Novosphingobium sp. G106 DNA segment encodes these proteins:
- a CDS encoding ribbon-helix-helix protein, CopG family, whose amino-acid sequence MRILTDIPDEDIEKLDALAAREKRSRAATIREAVKLYLVQNSDNNDWIERWAGLWADRDDIPDGVEYQQAMREDRRPYEDI is encoded by the coding sequence ATGCGCATCCTGACCGACATTCCTGACGAAGATATCGAGAAGCTCGATGCCCTGGCCGCTAGGGAAAAGCGCTCGCGCGCCGCGACCATACGCGAGGCTGTGAAGCTTTATCTGGTGCAGAATTCGGACAACAATGACTGGATCGAACGTTGGGCCGGGCTGTGGGCAGATCGCGACGACATTCCCGATGGCGTCGAGTATCAACAGGCGATGCGCGAAGATCGCCGGCCCTACGAAGACATCTGA
- a CDS encoding type II toxin-antitoxin system VapC family toxin, which produces MADPFFDTNIVIDWLKRKPQAMAELARYKRHKMSRIVWTEVLAGETLGARDTVRQALGNFEIVELDARIAEAAADIRYRSRMKLMDAYILATAQVSGAILITRNTKDFPAAMPGVRVPYTL; this is translated from the coding sequence GTGGCCGATCCCTTCTTCGACACGAATATCGTGATCGACTGGCTCAAGCGGAAACCGCAGGCGATGGCCGAACTGGCTCGTTACAAGCGCCACAAGATGAGCCGCATCGTCTGGACGGAAGTGCTGGCCGGTGAAACCCTCGGCGCGCGCGATACGGTTCGCCAGGCACTTGGTAATTTCGAGATCGTCGAACTCGACGCCCGCATCGCCGAAGCAGCAGCCGACATCCGCTATCGCTCTCGCATGAAGCTGATGGACGCTTATATCCTCGCCACTGCGCAAGTGAGCGGGGCGATCCTGATTACACGAAATACCAAGGATTTTCCGGCAGCCATGCCGGGCGTCCGGGTTCCCTACACCCTCTAG
- the glmS gene encoding glutamine--fructose-6-phosphate transaminase (isomerizing), producing the protein MCGIIGIVGKEEVADRLVDGLRRMEYRGYDSAGVCTAFGGELVRRRAQGKLVNLVRELARAPAPGTVGIAHTRWATHGAPTASNAHPHATAELALVHNGIIENFRQLKEALTARGRTFESDTDSEVVAHLISEQVEAGASPEDAVKAALPQLRGAFALAIVFRSHPDMLIGARLGSPLVVGYGDGETYLGSDALALAPLTQKISYLDEGDWVVITREGAQIRDIDGNPVKHEITTSGASAVQIEKGNYRHFMQKEIFEQPTVVAQTLRSYIRQVDQSVALPQMDFDLSKISRVTIVACGTSYYAGLVAKYWFEQFARLPVDIDVASEFRYRDPVLEPGGLALFISQSGETADTLAALRHCKAAGQTIAVVVNVPTSSMAREADLLLPTHAGPEIGVASTKAFTCQLAVLAALAAHLAVKRGRMDRAEECDVVEQLLETPSSLNAALSHDDEIAAMAHLIAPARDVLYLGRGPDYPLALEGALKLKEISYIHAEGYASGEMKHGPIALIDEAVPVIVLAPSGPLFEKTVSNMQEVRARGGKIVLISDAEGLAEAGEGCLATIEMPKVHPLIAPLVYAVPVQLLAYHVACVKGTDVDQPRNLAKSVTVE; encoded by the coding sequence ATGTGTGGAATTATCGGCATCGTCGGCAAGGAAGAAGTCGCGGACCGGCTGGTCGACGGCCTGCGTCGGATGGAATACCGCGGCTATGACAGCGCCGGCGTCTGCACGGCCTTCGGCGGCGAGCTCGTCCGCCGCCGGGCGCAGGGCAAGTTGGTCAACCTCGTCCGCGAGCTGGCGCGCGCTCCGGCACCGGGGACGGTCGGCATCGCCCACACCCGCTGGGCGACGCACGGTGCTCCGACCGCGAGCAACGCCCACCCGCACGCCACGGCCGAGCTGGCGCTGGTGCACAACGGCATCATCGAGAACTTCCGCCAGCTCAAGGAAGCGCTCACCGCGCGCGGCCGCACGTTTGAGAGCGATACGGACAGCGAAGTCGTCGCCCACCTGATCTCCGAACAGGTCGAGGCCGGCGCTTCGCCCGAGGACGCAGTCAAGGCCGCCCTGCCCCAGCTGCGCGGCGCTTTCGCGCTTGCCATCGTCTTCCGCAGCCATCCCGACATGCTGATCGGCGCCCGCCTCGGCTCGCCGCTGGTCGTCGGCTATGGCGACGGCGAGACCTATCTCGGCTCCGACGCGCTGGCGCTCGCCCCGCTGACTCAGAAGATTTCCTACCTCGACGAGGGCGATTGGGTCGTCATCACCCGCGAGGGCGCCCAGATCCGCGACATCGACGGCAACCCGGTGAAGCACGAGATCACGACCTCGGGCGCTTCGGCGGTGCAAATCGAGAAGGGCAACTATCGCCACTTCATGCAGAAGGAGATCTTCGAGCAGCCCACCGTAGTCGCCCAGACCTTGCGCAGCTACATCCGCCAGGTCGACCAGAGCGTCGCGCTGCCGCAGATGGATTTCGACCTGTCGAAGATCAGCCGCGTCACCATCGTCGCCTGCGGCACCTCCTACTACGCCGGCCTCGTCGCCAAGTACTGGTTCGAGCAGTTCGCGCGCCTGCCCGTCGACATCGATGTCGCCAGCGAGTTCCGCTATCGCGACCCCGTTCTGGAGCCGGGCGGCCTTGCGCTGTTCATCTCGCAATCGGGTGAGACCGCCGACACGCTCGCGGCGCTGCGCCACTGCAAGGCGGCCGGCCAGACCATCGCGGTCGTCGTCAACGTACCCACCAGCTCGATGGCGCGCGAGGCGGACCTGCTGCTGCCGACCCATGCCGGGCCCGAGATCGGCGTCGCCTCGACCAAGGCCTTCACCTGCCAGCTCGCCGTGCTCGCCGCCCTTGCCGCACACCTCGCCGTCAAGCGTGGCCGGATGGACCGCGCCGAGGAATGCGACGTGGTCGAGCAACTGCTCGAAACGCCGTCCAGTCTCAACGCCGCGCTCTCACACGACGACGAGATCGCCGCCATGGCGCACCTGATCGCCCCGGCGCGCGACGTGCTCTACCTGGGCCGCGGCCCCGACTATCCGCTGGCGCTCGAAGGCGCACTGAAGCTCAAGGAAATCAGCTACATCCATGCCGAGGGCTATGCTTCGGGCGAGATGAAGCACGGGCCGATCGCGCTGATCGACGAGGCCGTTCCGGTCATCGTCCTCGCCCCCTCGGGCCCGCTGTTCGAGAAGACCGTCAGCAACATGCAGGAAGTCCGCGCACGCGGCGGCAAGATCGTGCTGATCTCCGACGCAGAGGGCCTGGCCGAAGCCGGTGAAGGCTGTCTCGCCACGATCGAGATGCCCAAGGTACACCCACTGATCGCGCCGCTGGTCTATGCCGTCCCTGTCCAGTTGCTCGCCTATCACGTCGCCTGCGTCAAAGGCACCGACGTCGACCAGCCGCGCAATCTGGCGAAGAGCGTAACGGTGGAATAG